The nucleotide window TTGCTATCTCATCATAGTCATGTAGTTTGAGGTACTGGCCAGGTATGATGACATCAGTGTCAATGTTATCTTTTTCGTATTTGATTGCCTTTGCCATTTACAAATCACGTGGATCCGTAATTTTTCCAGTCACTGCAGATGCGGCTGCCACCATTGGTGATGCCAAGTATGTTTGAGATTCGACATGTCCCATTCTTCCTGGAAAGTTTCTGTTTGTGGTACTAATGCAGATTTCATCTTTTGCCAACACGCCCATGTGTGCACCACAGCAAGCACCACATGTTGGTGGGCCTACTGTGACTCCAGCATCCAAAAATATTTTGATCAATCCATTTTCCATTGCTCTTTTGTATATTGAGATAGCTGCAGGCAACACCTCGGTTCTGATTTTGACTTGACGACCTTTGAGAATCTTTGCAGCTGCCTCGAGGTCTTCATATTTTGCTCCAGTGCAAGAACCAATGTAGGATTTGTCAAGCTCAATTCCTGCAATATCTCTGACAACTGTGATGTTTTCAGGGGAATACGGTTTTGCAATTGTTGGCTCTAGCTCAGATGCCTCATATTCGTATGTTTTAGAATATTGTGCATCTTTATCACCATAAATTGGAGTATAGTTTGTAGCGCCTCGCTGTGCCAAATAGTCAAAGATCTTTTGGTCCGGCTCAATTATTCCATTTTTTGCGCCAGCCTCAGTAGTCATGTTGCACAATGTGAGTCGAGACTCTACTGACATTTCGGTTATTCCGGTTCCACCAAACTGCATCGCATAATATGCAGCACCCTCGGTGCCTATATCGCCAATTATCTTTAGAATTACATCCTTTGCCATGACATGATCTGGTAGCTTGCCGTTTAGCTTAAAGTATAATGTCTCTGGAATCTTGAACCATATTTTGCCGTTTAGCAAAACATATGCCACATCGGTATGGCCAAGGCCACAAGCAAAGGCACCCAACGCACCGGTGGTATTAGTATGAGAGTCACCACCAACATAGACCTCGCCTGGCAACACCATTGCCTCTTCATGGGATAGTGTATGACAGATTCCGTATTGTCCCATTCCATACTTGAAGTGTTTTTCAATTCCATATTGCTTTGTAAATTTGGTTAGCTTGACAATGTTTTCAGCAGAGATCTTTTCGGCAGACGGCACAAAGTGATCCTCTGCCACCCAAACCCTAGAGGAATTCCATAGTTTGTCTACTGATATGCCTTGTTTTTGGAGCTTTTCAAATACCTTGATCACTCCAGGTCCTGAGACATCATGAATCATCACCTTGTCCACATTTGCAAATATTATATCGTCTGGGGCGACACTAGATTTGCCAGAGGCACGTGCAAGAATCTTTTCAGTAATGTTCACAGCGAAAAGATCGCCCATTTCAGATTAAAAGCTTTGGAGAAGGATAAAAAATACGAAAACCGCAATCATACCATGACACTAGTGATTCCAATTAAAGTACAAAGAAAACACGCTAGTTTTGATTTGTATGAAGATTTGATAGAATCTACAAAAGATCACACCATACAGACAGGCGATATCATAGTAATATCAAGCAAATATGTCGCAAATTCTGAAGGGCGCCTGCTTGATCTAAGCAAAACAAAACCATCGTATGACGCAATACAATTATCAAAAAAATACCAACTAGACACAAAATTTGCTGAAATAATTCTGCGCGAATCTGATGAAACATTTGGTGGAGTGACTGGATTTGTACTCACGTCATCAGATAAAATTCTGGCTCCAAATGCTGGAATTGATAAATCAAATGTGAAAAAGGGCACCGCCATATTGTATCCAGATTTACCATACAAAATTGCAGAGAATCTGAGAAAAAAGATCTTTTTGAATCTAGGGATTCATGTTGGTATAATACTAGTCGACAGCAGATTAATGCCTGCAAGGGCCGGAACCACAGGTGTTGCAATAGCAGTGTCAGGGTTTGAGCCAGTCCAAGACACCAGGGGACAAAAGGATTTGGATGGAAATCCACTTCGAGTCACAATGAAGGCAGTTGCGGATAATTTGGCAACAATGGCAAATCACAAAATGGGAGAAGGTGCCGAATCGACTCCAATCATTTTGATAAAAGACTCTGGTGCAAAGATCACTACACGAAAGATAATGACAGATGAGATGGCAATAGCATCGGATCTTTGTGTATACATGCGCGGTTTTGGCAACTAGTTAATTTAAATAAAACAAACCAAACATTGCACCATTGCAGTATCTGACCAAATATCCAAAGACCATATTCTTTGATGGTGGAAAAAAACACTCTATACATATTGATGCCAAGGGTGTAGAGCAGCTCACAGTGATTGTGAAAAAAAGCGCAGACGAATTGTACAATATTTTGATCAGAGAAGGATTTACCAAGGTAAAATTTGAGCACAAACAAGAATCTCAGATAGGTGATGGCTTGTCATTGAAACTCAAAAAACCATGGGAGATGCATTTACGATTATTCGATAGGAAAAATGGCGAGGTTGGAATAGAGGCCGAAGTAGAGGTATCACGTGATTATTTGCAGCATTTGTTTTGCCAGAGAACACCTGTGATATATGAAATCGAAACACTGCTCAAAAAGCACCAAATTGAATACAAAGTCTGGCACAACAAGATAAAAAACCAGATTCACACTGTTTTTGATAATTACAAGATATTACTAACCACTCCTAGCATTCCGGTTTTTGCATGGAAGCCAATGATTTTCTTTATTGGTACTGTAGGTGTATTCTATTTGTGGAAATATTTGGATACAATATTTTAGAACGCTTAATTAGAATTTTACACTACATCAAACAATGAGTGAAGATTTTCTTTGTGCTGATCTCAACCATTATGGAGTGTCTCCATGGGAAATTGAGGTCATTTACGGCTTGCTTGCAGAGCGATTCAAAATACAGCAAAACGAGATTGCAGAACAAGACCCAAATTTTGTTAGTGTCATAGAGTTATCAATCCCATTATCATTTAATGAAGAGTTTTTCAAGTGGTTTGAATATCATCGATGGGACAAAATAAAATACATTTTCAAAGAGATGAAGCGGAGACGCGGCAAAAAAAACTCGCTAAAAATTGATATCAATTTTTCTGGAATACCGAAAATAGGATTTTCTTTGGATGTCGAGGAAAAGGACGGATTTGATAATGCACTTGAGAAGCTCGATTTTGTAATAGAACTGTTATCATTTCATCTTAATTTTGAGAATGTGGAAGACGTATCCAAAGTCATTTACAAATTTGATACCGAAACAAGAAAATGGAAGATGCACACATTATTTGCAAATAACAAAAGATTTGTTCTAGTAAATAATGTCTGGAAGATAACACCTATTTGATGTCTTTTTCTAATGGTTCCAAAAGTGAATGTAATTCTTTGTATTTAGAGTCCAAGAAATCCAACGATTCAAGTAGTTTTTTTGATTTTCCATACTTGAATCGGATCAATTCTCGATGGTGCCAATAATTTTTTCCATCACTTAATGATAGTGTTGTAAAATAATCAGGTCCCTTTACAGAGTCTGGGATTTTGATATTATATGGAAATAGAAATTCTGCAATGAACCATTCATCGCCATCAGGATAATCAGCACCGGTTTCAATATCAAAAAATATGTGAAGCAGACTAGATTGCATCAGCCCATCATCAGATATGGTAGGGTGTTTGATGTTTGATTTACTAAAATCAAGATTCAGCAGACTCTGCTCAAAATAACCTTTGATTATGGATTTTCGAAATATCTTGTTTGCTTCAGTCAGATTCAATTATAGAATAACCTCACACACTACCTGCTAATATCCATTTTACAAATATTATCAATGTTTTAAACCGATAGTGAATCTAAAATTCTTGAAAGATCAGTCACAGGTTTGCCGTTTGCAGATATGGTTTGTAAGGCAGGCGGATTTTCCAGATAGTTTGGGATCTTGTCTGTGATTCTTCGCTCATATTGACTTATTATTTCATTTTTGTAAAATACACCTATTGGAATTTTTGTCCCCCATTCTAGGGATTTTATCAGAGCTTGTGTGAGCTTTTCATTTAGCTCTGTTTCAGCATCATAATGTACTAACGGATCATAACCAGATTCCTCAAGCTTGTATATTCTGGGCTTTGCCATGTTTGTTACCTCATCAAATTCATTTTGTCCAGAATACCAATCTCGTGTGTTAATGTCATTATATGTAGGGCATGGTTGCAATACATCAATAAATGCTAGTCCCTTGTGTCTGACCGCAGCAGTTATCGTATCCTTGAGATGTCTGACATCATATGCATAGCTTCGTGCAACAAAGGTAAATCCACTCGCAAGTGCAAGCCCAATAGGATTAACACTGTTATTGGTGTTTGGGGATGGGAGTGACTTTGTTTTTTCTCCTAGTTTCAGAGTTGGTGATGCTTGTCCTTTTGTCAAACCATAAACACCATTATTGAATATTAGATAGGTCATATCCAAGTTTCTTCGTCCGGCTGCAACAAAGTGTCCCGCACCAATTCCTAGTCCATCCCCATCACCACCAACAGCAATAACTGTCATGTCAGGATTTGCTAGTTTTGCCCCTTGTGCAAATGTCAACACTCTACCATGCAACGTATGAATACCATTCACATTGATGAAGTGTGATGTTTTTCCAGAACATCCGATTCCAGAAAATATCGTAGCTTTGTGTCTAGGAATCTGCATCTCTGCTAAAGACATTTGAATTGCATTGACAATTCCAAAATCTCCACATCCAGCGCACCAATCATTGTGCACTTGGGTTTTGTAGTCACCTAACTTAAGATCCATGTGTTAGTACCTGCCTTTTTTGTGCTTTATCTTCAATAATATTTTTGAGTGAATCATAAATTTCTGTGCTAGTCATTGAGCGTCCAGTGTATTTGAGTATGTAGAAATCTGGGCCTCGCTCAAGATTCTGTTTTAATAATTCTCCAAGCTGACCGGTATGATTTGCTTCAACATCAATTATTGTTTTTACATCCTTGAGTAAAAACTCAACACAGTCTTTTGGGAATGGATGTAACAGTTTTAGCTGAATGAATCCGACATTGATGTTTTCTTTTTTTAGCATCTCTAATGCATCTAGTATTGGTCCTTTTGGTGAACCCCAGCTAACGATGCAGATCTCCGACTTGCCATATGATATTGCTTGTTCATCATCTGGAATTGTTTTTAAGATGTACGGAAGCTTCCCTAGTCGTTTATCCATCATTTTTATTCGAAGTTCTGGATCTTCTGTGATGTGTCCAGTTTCATCACTCTCATCACCTGTGCTCCAAAAAACTCCATTTTCAAGCCCTAATTTTGATCTAGGAGATATATTATCAGAAGTAAGTGCAAATCTTTTGTAATTCCCATCTACTTTATCAAGCAATTTTCCGCGATTAATAGTGATTTTCTCAGCATCAAACCGATTGCATGTTACAACAGAACTGCCGAGGAATTTATCCATCAAGTGTATTACAGGTAGCTGGTACACGTCGGCATAATTAAAACAACGGCCAGTATCATAGAAGCTTTCCTCAACATCACCAGATGCATAAACAATTCGTGGAAATTCTCCATGTCCAGCATAGATTGTAGACAACAAATCATCCTGTCCATGTCGAGTAGGAAGTCCAGTGGAGGGTCCACTTCTTTGATATGTTGTAATTACAATTGGCACCTCATTAATTCCAGCCCAGCCCAATGCCTCTGCCATCAGAGAAAAGCCTGGTCCTGAAGTACAAGTGGCAGAACGTGTTCCAGTTAACGCTCCTCCTATTGTCATACCAATTGCCGCTATTTCATCTTCGGTTTGTACTACCAATGTTGATCCAGGGCGATTTTCTTTGACATCAACTAATTCATTGGATTCTAAAAATACACTTTCATCAGACGCAGGTGTAATCGGATAATACGGTTGAAATCTGCAGCCGCACGCCATTTTACCCAATGCGGTTCCATGATATCCTTGAACCATAATCATGTTTTGTCGTTTGTTTGTTGGCTTTAGTGCATATGCAAAATCCGAAAACTTTGCAGATGCGTAATTATACGCATATGTTGCTGCTTTTTTATTCAATTCTGCAATTGCTTGCTTTTTTGAGAATATTGTATCAATTGAATCAAGCAAAGTTTGAGGCGGCATTTTGAGAACACCCAAAGAGAACGATACGCCGAGTACATTATACATTCGGACCATTCCTTTGATCTTTGGATTATTGATTTCATCGGCCATGTTTGATAGGACGGTTTTGAATGATATTGGGTATAGTCTTACGCCATTTTCTTTTGCGATGTCCAAAACACCTTGAACGGTTGCAGGTTTTTTCTTTAATGTGAGGCGTGTAGTTAATCTCGCCCGATATTGATTATCAATTGTATGTGTTTCATCCAAGGTTTTTTCTGAAATGTCAGAGTCGTAAACTATCGCTCCATCTTTCATTATTTCATCATAGTGTCGAAAGATGGTCTCTGCATCAAACGCCATCATAATTGTCACATCATTTACATTTGAGCGAATTATTTTATCAGAGATTCTGACTGTGAAATAGCTGTGATCTCCTTTGATATTAGAATGAAACTCTCTTTTCCCAAAAACTTGATAGCCCATAGCAGCACATGTTCGAGAAAATATGTTAGCAGCTGACTCTATTCCGCTTCCTTGCGGCCCACCGATTAGCCAGCTAACATCAGTCAAAGACATGAAGAAACTAATAATTTTTGATTAATTAAGAATGTGGTTGAATTTCTTAACCACCCGTAGCAGCTTCAAAGAGTGCGCACTCGCATTTATCGCGCTCACCGCAATAAGGACATACACAAATGCATTTTTCAATTGCATTTCCACACTCTATGCACAATGCAAACTCTTCTTCGGTATTATCTACCAAGTTACCATACCAAGCACGACAAATCTTATAAAGATTTGATAAAATGCTGCTATGTTCATGAAACAGATTCTTCTTACCCGCAAGCTGCACAAATTTGCAATGAATCAATTACAAAAAAAATACGAACTAACAATTCATACTGGAATAATTCCAATGCCAAAAAAACTATTGCTTCAGAAAATAAAAAATGCGGATGGGTTGATCTGCTTTCCATACGATATCATAGATAGAGAGATAATAGAAAGTGCAAAAAATCTTGCAGTAATTAGCACGTATAGTGTAGGATATGATCATATTGATGTGAGTGCTGCCAAAAAAAGAAACATCAGGATCGGTTACACCCCAAATGTTCTAACAAATGCAACAGCAGATCTCACCATTGGTTTGATGTTGGATTTGATGCGCAGAATAACGGAAGGCGACAGACTAGTTCGTGCAGGATCTTGGGGGGAGATCTTTGGGCCGCATGATTATACCGGGATTGACTTGGAAGGAAAGACACTTGGCATTCTTGGAATTGGACGAATTGGACAAGCGGTTGCAAAAAGAGCACAAGTATTTGGTTTGAATATAATATATCACAGCAGAACCAGACTGACAAAAAACCAAGAAAGTAAACTAGGAACAAGATTTGCTAGTTTTTCAGATTTGATTCGAAGCAGTGACATACTAACAATCCACATACCTTACAAAAAAGAGACTCATCATCTGATAGATTTACAGATTTTGAAAAAAATGAAAAAGAGTTCATTTTTGATCAACACATCTCGTGGAAAGATAATTAATGAAAAAGATCTGATACAGGCACTAAAAGCAAAAACAATTTCTGGCGCGGCATTGGATGTGTTTGAAAAAGAACCGATTGGGAAAAACCACGAATTAACAAAAATGGAAAACGTGGTTTTAGCGCCACATATCGGAAGCTCATCTGCAGAGACACGCCACAAAATGGCTCAAATAACCATACAGAATCTGATTTTGGGCCTACAGGGAAGAAAAATGGTCTATTCAGTGTGAGATTATAGTAAATCGCGAACTGATTTTAATTGAATCAGATCATCAGGATCGGATTTGATGCAATCAGTGCCGATCGGTTTTAGTTGCTCAAATTTTATCTGTCCTTGTGGAATTGATCCTGTTTTTTGCAGATCATTTAGTTTTTGGTGAATTGTTTCTCTGTGCTTGTTGCATGTAACACCAACCATGTATTCACCATCAGTGGATGATACCGATATTACAAATTCGGGGGGATTAACACATTGATTTCCTTGCTCTTTTATGGAGCACCTATCTGGAAGCAACATATTTTATTTTTGTAAATTCTATGTAAACCTATTTGATGTGATATGACCTAAAGCGAGTCGATGATTTTTGCAAAATTCCAAGAATCTGGTTTGGCACTTTTGCTCTGTGATATCACACCACTATCAAACAATTGCTGAGCCAAAAATGCGGAATATGCTGGGGCACCAGTTGCTCCAGGTGAATTATAGTTAATGATATGTAGGGAATGATCAGACTGTACCTCTAGTGTTTCTGCCAAGAATTCTCCTTTCTTTGTTATTATTGGAGTACGAATTCCTGCGGTGCCTCTAGTGGTAAAATATGACGGTTTTATTTTTGGGATGAATTCCTTTACTCGATTTATCATGTTGTTCTTTGAGATGGAGCTTTTCCATTCCTTTGATATCAGTGATAAGAATTCTGAATTGAGTAATAGTTTCTTTGAGCTGCCAGAGAAAAGCTCGGCGATCTTTGTTAGTGATTGCGATATGCTCAATCCCGAATATGCTTCCGGATCAGATACTGGTACAGCATTTGGCC belongs to Candidatus Nitrosotenuis cloacae and includes:
- a CDS encoding D-glycerate dehydrogenase, with amino-acid sequence MKQILLTRKLHKFAMNQLQKKYELTIHTGIIPMPKKLLLQKIKNADGLICFPYDIIDREIIESAKNLAVISTYSVGYDHIDVSAAKKRNIRIGYTPNVLTNATADLTIGLMLDLMRRITEGDRLVRAGSWGEIFGPHDYTGIDLEGKTLGILGIGRIGQAVAKRAQVFGLNIIYHSRTRLTKNQESKLGTRFASFSDLIRSSDILTIHIPYKKETHHLIDLQILKKMKKSSFLINTSRGKIINEKDLIQALKAKTISGAALDVFEKEPIGKNHELTKMENVVLAPHIGSSSAETRHKMAQITIQNLILGLQGRKMVYSV
- a CDS encoding 2-oxoacid:ferredoxin oxidoreductase subunit beta, which gives rise to MDLKLGDYKTQVHNDWCAGCGDFGIVNAIQMSLAEMQIPRHKATIFSGIGCSGKTSHFINVNGIHTLHGRVLTFAQGAKLANPDMTVIAVGGDGDGLGIGAGHFVAAGRRNLDMTYLIFNNGVYGLTKGQASPTLKLGEKTKSLPSPNTNNSVNPIGLALASGFTFVARSYAYDVRHLKDTITAAVRHKGLAFIDVLQPCPTYNDINTRDWYSGQNEFDEVTNMAKPRIYKLEESGYDPLVHYDAETELNEKLTQALIKSLEWGTKIPIGVFYKNEIISQYERRITDKIPNYLENPPALQTISANGKPVTDLSRILDSLSV
- a CDS encoding coenzyme F420-0:L-glutamate ligase; translation: MEKDKKYENRNHTMTLVIPIKVQRKHASFDLYEDLIESTKDHTIQTGDIIVISSKYVANSEGRLLDLSKTKPSYDAIQLSKKYQLDTKFAEIILRESDETFGGVTGFVLTSSDKILAPNAGIDKSNVKKGTAILYPDLPYKIAENLRKKIFLNLGIHVGIILVDSRLMPARAGTTGVAIAVSGFEPVQDTRGQKDLDGNPLRVTMKAVADNLATMANHKMGEGAESTPIILIKDSGAKITTRKIMTDEMAIASDLCVYMRGFGN
- a CDS encoding 2-oxoacid:ferredoxin oxidoreductase subunit alpha; amino-acid sequence: MSLTDVSWLIGGPQGSGIESAANIFSRTCAAMGYQVFGKREFHSNIKGDHSYFTVRISDKIIRSNVNDVTIMMAFDAETIFRHYDEIMKDGAIVYDSDISEKTLDETHTIDNQYRARLTTRLTLKKKPATVQGVLDIAKENGVRLYPISFKTVLSNMADEINNPKIKGMVRMYNVLGVSFSLGVLKMPPQTLLDSIDTIFSKKQAIAELNKKAATYAYNYASAKFSDFAYALKPTNKRQNMIMVQGYHGTALGKMACGCRFQPYYPITPASDESVFLESNELVDVKENRPGSTLVVQTEDEIAAIGMTIGGALTGTRSATCTSGPGFSLMAEALGWAGINEVPIVITTYQRSGPSTGLPTRHGQDDLLSTIYAGHGEFPRIVYASGDVEESFYDTGRCFNYADVYQLPVIHLMDKFLGSSVVTCNRFDAEKITINRGKLLDKVDGNYKRFALTSDNISPRSKLGLENGVFWSTGDESDETGHITEDPELRIKMMDKRLGKLPYILKTIPDDEQAISYGKSEICIVSWGSPKGPILDALEMLKKENINVGFIQLKLLHPFPKDCVEFLLKDVKTIIDVEANHTGQLGELLKQNLERGPDFYILKYTGRSMTSTEIYDSLKNIIEDKAQKRQVLTHGS
- a CDS encoding 3-isopropylmalate dehydratase large subunit, encoding MNITEKILARASGKSSVAPDDIIFANVDKVMIHDVSGPGVIKVFEKLQKQGISVDKLWNSSRVWVAEDHFVPSAEKISAENIVKLTKFTKQYGIEKHFKYGMGQYGICHTLSHEEAMVLPGEVYVGGDSHTNTTGALGAFACGLGHTDVAYVLLNGKIWFKIPETLYFKLNGKLPDHVMAKDVILKIIGDIGTEGAAYYAMQFGGTGITEMSVESRLTLCNMTTEAGAKNGIIEPDQKIFDYLAQRGATNYTPIYGDKDAQYSKTYEYEASELEPTIAKPYSPENITVVRDIAGIELDKSYIGSCTGAKYEDLEAAAKILKGRQVKIRTEVLPAAISIYKRAMENGLIKIFLDAGVTVGPPTCGACCGAHMGVLAKDEICISTTNRNFPGRMGHVESQTYLASPMVAAASAVTGKITDPRDL